From Amycolatopsis sp. cg9, one genomic window encodes:
- a CDS encoding VOC family protein, with amino-acid sequence MTAKFKDLALDATDHQALADWWCRALGYVRRDSLTGDTRPADWPVPIVDPTGAGPLIWLNPVPEPKSVKNRMHLDVFGETAELLALGATLIRERGGDVDWDQLADPEGNEFCVFAPR; translated from the coding sequence GTGACGGCGAAGTTCAAGGACCTCGCACTGGACGCGACCGACCACCAGGCACTGGCGGACTGGTGGTGCCGCGCGCTGGGCTACGTCCGCCGCGACTCCCTGACCGGGGACACGCGCCCGGCAGACTGGCCGGTCCCGATCGTCGACCCGACCGGGGCGGGCCCGCTGATCTGGCTCAACCCGGTCCCGGAGCCGAAGTCGGTGAAGAACCGCATGCACCTGGACGTCTTCGGCGAGACGGCCGAGCTGCTGGCCCTGGGCGCGACCTTGATCCGGGAGCGGGGAGGTGATGTCGACTGGGACCAGCTGGCCGATCCGGAGGGCAACGAGTTCTGCGTGTTCGCGCCGCGCTGA
- a CDS encoding phosphatidylglycerol lysyltransferase domain-containing protein has protein sequence MVTGTRAQTTWRVAGATTVGVITWVTRLAGLMTLVSVLVPAGRRNLRGRLSEWLELPQEATVAAATVALVTGVLLVLLAAGLRRRKRRAWQLAVGATVLLTVSHLGLRHVFGAGLVSVLLLAGLIASRRYFVAKPDPVVGRWRAVRVFLQLALAGFVINVILLSVASRAVLEPMGFADRLTESALALVGASGPAVFHQMWLEDLTAAVGLLFGLAAVLVSAYFLLRSAEPAPRLSDEEVARLRKLLDEHGERDSLGYFALRRDKFAVFSRTGKAAVTYRVIAGVALCSADPLGDHEAWPGAIEEYLEVCRRNGWVPAAMGVSELGATVWARFGLEVLEIGDEAVVDVDGFTLDGRTMRGVRQAAARTKRAGYKVLVRRAEDLRFGELDELATLAANWRGTDTERGFSMALGRMGDPTSVLVTAEQGGRVRGVLQFVPWGATGLSLDVMRRDRAADNGVNELMISELLLAAGRHGISQVSLNFAAFRALMEQGQRIGAGPVAKTAAKVLHFFSRWIQIETLYRFNAKFQPRWVPRYLVYPGVRELPRVGIATFEAEGLGGRSPRLLRLLRRA, from the coding sequence GTGGTGACGGGCACACGCGCGCAGACCACCTGGCGGGTGGCGGGAGCCACCACCGTGGGGGTGATCACCTGGGTGACCCGGCTGGCCGGACTGATGACGCTCGTGTCGGTCCTGGTCCCGGCCGGGCGGCGCAACCTGCGCGGGCGCCTGTCGGAGTGGCTGGAGCTGCCGCAGGAGGCCACGGTCGCCGCCGCGACCGTGGCGTTGGTCACGGGCGTGCTGCTGGTGCTGCTGGCCGCGGGCCTGCGGCGGCGCAAGCGCCGGGCCTGGCAGCTGGCGGTCGGCGCGACGGTGCTGCTCACGGTGTCGCACCTCGGGCTGCGGCACGTCTTCGGCGCCGGCCTGGTGTCGGTGCTGCTGCTGGCGGGCCTGATCGCGAGCCGGCGCTACTTCGTCGCGAAGCCGGACCCGGTGGTCGGGCGCTGGCGCGCGGTGCGCGTGTTCCTGCAGCTGGCGCTGGCCGGGTTCGTGATCAACGTCATCCTGCTGTCGGTGGCCTCGCGCGCGGTGCTGGAGCCGATGGGCTTCGCGGACCGGCTGACCGAGTCCGCACTCGCCCTGGTCGGCGCCAGCGGTCCCGCGGTGTTCCACCAGATGTGGCTGGAAGATCTGACCGCCGCCGTCGGCCTGCTCTTCGGCCTGGCCGCGGTCCTGGTCTCGGCGTACTTCCTGCTGCGCTCGGCCGAGCCGGCGCCGAGGCTGAGCGACGAGGAGGTCGCCCGCCTGCGCAAGCTGCTGGACGAGCACGGCGAGCGGGACTCCCTCGGCTACTTCGCGCTGCGGCGCGACAAGTTCGCGGTGTTCTCCCGCACCGGCAAGGCCGCGGTCACGTACCGCGTGATCGCGGGCGTGGCGCTGTGCTCGGCGGACCCGCTGGGCGACCACGAGGCCTGGCCCGGCGCGATCGAGGAGTACCTGGAGGTCTGCCGCCGCAACGGCTGGGTCCCGGCCGCGATGGGCGTGTCGGAGCTGGGCGCGACGGTCTGGGCCCGCTTCGGCCTGGAGGTGTTGGAGATCGGCGACGAGGCGGTCGTCGACGTCGACGGCTTCACGCTGGACGGCCGCACCATGCGCGGCGTCCGCCAAGCCGCGGCCCGCACGAAGCGCGCGGGCTACAAGGTCCTGGTCCGGCGCGCCGAAGACCTGCGCTTCGGCGAACTGGACGAGCTGGCGACCCTCGCCGCGAACTGGCGCGGCACGGACACCGAGCGCGGCTTCTCGATGGCGCTGGGCCGCATGGGCGACCCGACCTCGGTCCTGGTGACGGCCGAACAGGGCGGCCGCGTCCGCGGCGTCCTCCAGTTCGTCCCGTGGGGCGCGACGGGCCTGTCGCTGGACGTCATGCGCCGCGACCGCGCGGCCGACAACGGCGTCAACGAGCTGATGATCTCGGAACTCCTGCTGGCCGCCGGCCGCCACGGCATTTCCCAGGTGTCCCTGAACTTCGCGGCGTTCCGCGCCCTGATGGAACAGGGCCAGCGCATCGGCGCGGGCCCGGTCGCGAAGACGGCGGCGAAGGTCCTGCACTTCTTCTCGCGCTGGATCCAGATCGAAACGCTGTACCGCTTCAACGCGAAGTTCCAGCCCCGCTGGGTCCCGAGGTACCTGGTCTACCCGGGGGTCCGCGAACTGCCCCGCGTCGGCATCGCGACATTCGAGGCGGAAGGCCTCGGCGGACGCTCTCCGCGCCTGCTCAGGCTGCTGCGTCGCGCCTGA
- the hisC gene encoding histidinol-phosphate transaminase: MPSVSPRADLESLPKYVPGRTIEGAIKLASNEVPGGALPSVAQAIAEAAAGINRYPDTGSQALRERLARDLDVPVARIAIGCGSVSLCQQTIQAVCAPGDEVIFAWRSFEAYPIVTQVANAVSVKVPITEGQELDLDAMLAAITDKTRVVFVCNPNNPTGTAIRRAELERFLDAVPERVLIVLDEAYKEFVTDPEVPDGVEYTRTRSNVMVLRTFSKAYGLAGLRVGYAVAPEPIADALRQVYVAFSVNMLAQVAALASLDAADELLARCQEIVAERGRVRDALLEAGYRVPETQANFVWLPLGDQAVPFAEHALDRKLVVRPFAGDGVRVTIGTREENDLFLAAAREFSSRTA; the protein is encoded by the coding sequence ATGCCGTCCGTGTCCCCGCGTGCCGATCTCGAATCGTTGCCGAAATACGTCCCCGGCCGGACGATCGAAGGCGCGATCAAGCTGGCGAGCAACGAGGTGCCCGGCGGCGCGCTGCCGAGCGTCGCGCAGGCGATCGCCGAGGCCGCGGCCGGGATCAACCGCTACCCGGACACCGGGTCCCAGGCGCTGCGCGAGCGGCTGGCCCGCGACCTGGACGTCCCGGTGGCCCGGATCGCGATCGGCTGCGGCTCGGTGTCGCTGTGCCAGCAGACGATCCAGGCCGTGTGCGCGCCCGGCGACGAGGTCATCTTCGCCTGGCGCTCCTTCGAGGCGTACCCGATCGTCACGCAGGTCGCGAACGCCGTCTCGGTGAAGGTGCCGATCACCGAGGGCCAGGAGCTCGACCTGGACGCGATGCTGGCGGCGATCACGGACAAGACGCGGGTCGTCTTCGTCTGCAACCCGAACAACCCGACCGGCACGGCGATCCGCCGCGCCGAGCTCGAGCGGTTCCTGGACGCCGTCCCGGAGCGCGTGCTGATCGTGCTCGACGAGGCGTACAAGGAGTTCGTCACCGACCCCGAGGTGCCGGACGGCGTCGAGTACACCCGCACCCGGTCGAACGTCATGGTGCTGCGCACGTTCTCGAAGGCGTACGGTCTCGCGGGCCTGCGCGTCGGGTACGCGGTCGCGCCGGAGCCGATCGCGGACGCGCTCCGCCAGGTGTACGTCGCCTTCTCGGTGAACATGCTCGCCCAGGTCGCGGCGCTGGCGTCGCTCGACGCGGCCGACGAGCTGCTGGCGCGCTGCCAGGAGATCGTCGCCGAGCGCGGACGGGTCCGGGACGCGCTGCTCGAAGCCGGCTACCGGGTGCCCGAGACGCAGGCGAACTTCGTCTGGCTGCCGCTGGGTGACCAGGCGGTGCCGTTCGCCGAGCACGCGCTCGACCGCAAGCTCGTGGTGCGCCCGTTCGCCGGCGACGGCGTGCGCGTGACCATCGGGACCCGCGAGGAGAACGACCTCTTCCTCGCCGCGGCCCGGGAGTTCAGTTCGCGAACTGCTTGA
- a CDS encoding sulfite exporter TauE/SafE family protein has product MTWWHAAIIVVAGIWAGTINAVVGSGTLVTFPVLVALGYPPVTATTSNAIGLAPGTLSGAWGYRHELKGYWRQTAKFAAASFLGAIGGTVLLLSLPKDAFEAVVPVLVGLAVILVIVQPKVSKWVAKRREGNGEEHKAGPLLMFFIFLIGIYGGYFTAAQGVMLMAVMGMLLSEPLQKLNGVKNVLAAVVNVVAGVIYAFVAPISWAVVLWLAVGSTAGGFLGAKIGRKLPPAVLRGVIVVIGVAAVIQLVVKQFAN; this is encoded by the coding sequence ATGACGTGGTGGCACGCGGCGATCATCGTGGTCGCCGGGATCTGGGCCGGCACCATCAACGCCGTCGTCGGGTCGGGGACGCTCGTGACGTTCCCCGTGCTCGTCGCGCTCGGCTATCCGCCGGTGACGGCGACGACGTCGAACGCGATCGGGCTCGCGCCCGGGACGCTCAGCGGGGCGTGGGGGTACCGGCACGAGCTCAAGGGCTACTGGCGGCAGACCGCGAAGTTCGCCGCGGCGTCCTTCCTCGGGGCCATCGGTGGCACGGTCCTGCTGCTCTCGCTGCCGAAGGACGCCTTCGAAGCCGTCGTGCCCGTGCTGGTCGGCCTGGCCGTGATCCTCGTGATCGTGCAGCCGAAAGTCTCCAAGTGGGTGGCGAAGCGCCGCGAAGGCAACGGCGAGGAGCACAAAGCCGGTCCGCTGCTGATGTTCTTCATCTTCCTCATCGGCATCTACGGCGGGTACTTCACCGCCGCGCAGGGCGTGATGCTGATGGCGGTCATGGGGATGCTGCTGTCCGAGCCGCTGCAGAAGCTCAACGGCGTCAAGAACGTGCTCGCCGCCGTCGTCAACGTCGTCGCCGGGGTGATCTACGCGTTCGTCGCGCCGATCAGCTGGGCCGTCGTGCTGTGGCTGGCGGTCGGGTCGACCGCCGGCGGCTTCCTCGGCGCGAAGATCGGCCGGAAGCTGCCGCCGGCGGTGCTGCGCGGCGTGATCGTCGTGATCGGCGTCGCCGCCGTCATCCAGCTGGTGGTCAAGCAGTTCGCGAACTGA
- a CDS encoding GNAT family N-acetyltransferase: MEILGAWARGWAVSRAVPAPVEEPDGHRLDVGLPGHRVRYLLRSPATVAARARTVASPGTWLKTCGPRAAILADLTAEWEAGETEYLMEFDGPVPSVAVPPGYAVAVTGDGPAWDVAVSREGAPAACGRVAVADGVAVFDKIETEPAHRRRGLGRVVMHQLSAVSGAEASALLATEAGRGLYTSLGWRLAAEVVPAHVPEGAA; this comes from the coding sequence ATGGAGATCTTGGGGGCGTGGGCGCGGGGCTGGGCGGTGTCGCGGGCGGTGCCGGCACCGGTCGAGGAGCCGGACGGGCACCGCCTCGACGTCGGCTTGCCCGGGCACCGCGTGCGTTACCTGCTGCGGTCCCCGGCGACCGTGGCGGCGCGGGCTCGGACGGTGGCGTCGCCGGGCACGTGGCTGAAGACGTGCGGCCCGCGTGCGGCGATTTTGGCGGATCTGACGGCGGAGTGGGAGGCGGGGGAGACGGAGTACCTGATGGAGTTCGACGGGCCGGTGCCCTCGGTAGCGGTGCCGCCCGGGTACGCGGTGGCGGTGACCGGCGACGGCCCGGCGTGGGACGTGGCGGTGTCTCGCGAGGGTGCCCCGGCGGCGTGCGGCCGGGTCGCGGTGGCGGACGGCGTGGCGGTGTTCGACAAGATCGAGACGGAGCCGGCCCACCGGCGGCGTGGACTCGGCCGGGTGGTGATGCACCAGCTGAGCGCCGTGTCCGGGGCCGAGGCGAGTGCGTTGCTGGCGACGGAGGCCGGCCGTGGGTTGTACACCTCGCTCGGCTGGCGGCTGGCGGCCGAAGTGGTGCCGGCGCACGTACCGGAAGGAGCGGCGTGA
- a CDS encoding class I SAM-dependent methyltransferase — protein MEKVHFTEEKATMLATLYGRALDSREPNPVLGDHAADEAVRQIDYDFAKLGITRDSAVSVVLRAKPIDDWAAEYLARHPDAVVLHLGCGMDTRFQRLAPPETVHWYDVDYPEVVELREKLYAPAPNHTNIGTSVTDFGWLDQVPADRPALIVAEGLTMYLTPEDGTELIRRLVAKFPSGELVCDVFSKLGIKAQKLNTPVRRAKATLRWGVDDPHELERYGLTLESSLDAAHWSTPDVMARLRPFTRFQLRTLKYFPPLARMAHLVRYRF, from the coding sequence ATGGAGAAGGTGCACTTCACCGAGGAAAAGGCCACCATGCTGGCCACCCTCTACGGCCGCGCGCTCGACAGCCGCGAGCCGAACCCGGTGCTCGGGGACCACGCCGCCGACGAGGCCGTCCGGCAGATCGACTACGACTTCGCGAAGCTCGGCATCACCCGCGACAGCGCCGTGAGCGTCGTCCTGCGCGCGAAGCCGATCGACGACTGGGCCGCCGAATACCTGGCGCGGCACCCGGACGCCGTCGTGCTGCACCTCGGCTGCGGCATGGACACCCGGTTCCAGCGCCTCGCCCCGCCGGAAACCGTCCACTGGTACGACGTCGACTACCCCGAGGTCGTCGAGCTGCGCGAGAAGCTCTACGCGCCGGCCCCGAACCACACGAACATCGGCACGTCGGTGACCGACTTCGGCTGGCTCGACCAGGTGCCGGCGGACCGGCCCGCGCTGATCGTCGCCGAGGGCCTGACCATGTACCTGACCCCGGAGGACGGCACCGAGCTGATCCGGCGGCTGGTCGCGAAGTTCCCCTCCGGCGAGCTCGTCTGCGACGTCTTCAGCAAGCTCGGCATCAAGGCGCAGAAGCTCAACACCCCCGTCCGGCGGGCGAAGGCGACCCTGCGCTGGGGCGTCGACGACCCGCACGAGCTGGAGCGCTACGGCCTGACGCTGGAGTCCTCTTTGGACGCGGCGCACTGGTCCACCCCGGACGTCATGGCCCGCCTCCGGCCGTTCACGCGGTTCCAGCTGCGGACGCTGAAGTACTTCCCGCCGCTGGCGCGGATGGCGCACCTCGTGCGGTACCGCTTCTAA
- a CDS encoding dienelactone hydrolase family protein, whose amino-acid sequence MTSTSTVDYQRTDGPTLRLTFSEPEGALRGGLVVLHEADGVTDGVKLLLASLATEGWLTVTPHLENDRLTQQDLLDATDLTLAWLVERGVQGDLLGVMGFDLGGTAALVVASHRKLGAAVSVGGQQAAELPALVEIAGKLTSPWLGMYGDAGDEAGGAEVERLRDAAASAKVATNVVHYPGANHRFDADPGAAAEAWQRTLNWFDAHLR is encoded by the coding sequence ATGACGTCGACCAGCACCGTGGACTACCAGCGCACCGACGGCCCCACCCTGCGCCTGACCTTCTCGGAACCCGAGGGGGCGCTACGCGGCGGCTTGGTGGTGCTGCACGAAGCGGACGGCGTCACCGACGGCGTGAAGCTGCTGCTCGCCAGCCTGGCCACGGAGGGGTGGCTGACCGTCACCCCGCACCTGGAGAACGACCGCCTCACCCAGCAGGACCTGCTCGACGCGACCGACCTGACGCTCGCGTGGCTCGTCGAACGCGGCGTCCAGGGTGACCTGCTCGGCGTGATGGGTTTCGACCTGGGCGGGACCGCGGCCCTCGTCGTCGCCTCGCACCGGAAGCTGGGCGCGGCCGTCAGCGTCGGCGGGCAGCAGGCGGCGGAACTGCCCGCGCTGGTCGAGATCGCCGGGAAGCTCACCAGCCCGTGGCTCGGCATGTACGGCGACGCCGGCGACGAGGCGGGTGGCGCCGAGGTCGAGCGCCTCCGCGACGCCGCCGCGTCGGCGAAGGTCGCCACGAACGTCGTCCACTACCCGGGCGCGAACCACCGCTTCGACGCCGACCCGGGTGCGGCCGCGGAGGCCTGGCAGCGCACGCTCAACTGGTTCGACGCGCACCTGCGTTAG
- a CDS encoding FadR/GntR family transcriptional regulator, which yields MDTEQVWSATVDRLRSRIDSGDLPPGSRLPAERVLCEELGISRGSLRQALRVLASIGYVQIRAGSGTYVREQQEQPLRTWFTEHDQLVEKLFDLRATVEPTLAERLAEHATAKTVSRLEDNVAEMARAAEDGDMLRVIAIDAEFHWVIAQNAGNDDVAGLLRSVLALVGEERRAALRLPGQIRKAVDDHRAILDAVRRADPAAARELTLKHLVDAKTYAHDFAAEER from the coding sequence GTGGACACCGAGCAGGTCTGGAGCGCGACCGTGGACCGGCTGCGGTCGCGGATCGACTCCGGCGACCTGCCGCCGGGGTCGCGGCTGCCCGCCGAACGCGTGCTGTGCGAGGAGCTCGGCATCAGCCGCGGGTCGCTGCGGCAGGCGCTGCGCGTCCTCGCCTCCATCGGCTACGTGCAGATCCGCGCCGGCTCCGGGACCTACGTGCGCGAGCAGCAGGAACAGCCCCTGCGGACCTGGTTCACCGAGCACGACCAGCTCGTCGAAAAGCTCTTCGACCTGCGCGCGACCGTCGAGCCGACGCTCGCCGAACGGCTGGCCGAGCACGCCACCGCGAAGACCGTGAGCCGGCTCGAGGACAACGTCGCCGAGATGGCGCGGGCCGCCGAAGACGGGGACATGCTGCGCGTCATCGCGATCGACGCCGAGTTCCACTGGGTGATCGCCCAGAACGCGGGCAACGACGACGTCGCCGGGCTGCTGCGGTCGGTCCTCGCGCTGGTCGGCGAGGAGCGGCGGGCGGCGTTGCGGCTGCCCGGCCAGATCCGCAAGGCTGTCGACGACCACCGGGCCATCCTCGACGCCGTCCGCCGCGCCGACCCCGCCGCGGCCCGCGAACTGACCCTCAAGCACCTGGTCGACGCCAAGACCTACGCCCACGACTTCGCCGCCGAGGAGCGCTGA
- a CDS encoding acetoacetate--CoA ligase, which translates to MTHTADAPEVLWRPEPGHVADTKIEAFRQWLRAERDVEVDDYRSLHEFSVERGPAFWAAVADFLGVRWHDQPGEVLSGGMPDAVWFEGGTLNYAEHALTPGVAGAAKGDDETAVIFHREDGFASQLTYGELRAQVGAARAAFLELGVGKGDRVVALAPNCPQTLVAFLAAASIGAIWSSCSPDFGVRAVADRFVQIEPKLFFAVNAYAYNGRQFDIRTTVADLRAKLPSLAATVLVEYVGEGRMDGTLDWAELLAKHQGAPLLFEPVEFAHPLWVLYSSGTTGLPKGIVHGHGGITLEHLKALALQTDLGPGDRFFWFSTTGWMMWNFLISGLLVGTTIVLYDGSPGYPDLNALWHLAEQHRVTYFGTSAPFIQSCLKAGVKPAERYDLTALRALGSTGAPLSVEGFRWIVDEVGKKVQICSVSGGTDLCAAFVAAAPDVPVWLGELSCPALGAAVNAFDEAGNAVVEEVGELVITKPMPSMPVFFWNDPDGSRLREAYFEMYPGLWRHGDWIRITNRGSAVIYGRSDSTLNRGGVRMGTAEFYRVVEGYDEIADSLVVDTSAAGNEDGQLICFVVLADGADLETVEPRLKKELRSALSPRHVPDRFVVVSEIPRTLNGKKCEVPVKKILAGVAPDRAVSRDALANPAALTPFVELAGG; encoded by the coding sequence GTGACGCACACCGCCGACGCCCCCGAGGTCCTGTGGCGCCCCGAGCCGGGCCACGTTGCCGACACCAAGATCGAAGCCTTCCGCCAGTGGCTGCGCGCCGAGCGCGACGTCGAGGTGGACGACTACCGCTCGTTGCACGAGTTCTCCGTCGAGCGCGGCCCGGCCTTCTGGGCGGCGGTCGCGGACTTCCTCGGCGTGCGCTGGCACGACCAGCCGGGCGAGGTGCTTTCGGGCGGGATGCCGGACGCCGTCTGGTTCGAGGGCGGCACGCTGAACTACGCCGAGCACGCGCTCACCCCCGGGGTCGCGGGCGCGGCCAAGGGCGACGACGAGACGGCGGTGATCTTCCACCGCGAGGACGGCTTCGCGAGCCAGCTGACGTACGGCGAGCTGCGCGCGCAGGTCGGCGCGGCCCGGGCGGCGTTCCTCGAGCTCGGCGTCGGCAAGGGCGACCGGGTCGTCGCGCTGGCGCCGAACTGCCCGCAGACGCTGGTCGCGTTCCTCGCCGCGGCGAGCATCGGCGCGATCTGGTCGTCGTGCTCGCCGGACTTCGGCGTCCGCGCGGTCGCGGACCGGTTCGTGCAGATCGAGCCGAAGCTGTTCTTCGCCGTCAACGCCTACGCGTACAACGGCCGCCAGTTCGACATCCGGACCACGGTCGCCGACCTGCGGGCGAAGCTGCCGTCGCTGGCCGCGACCGTGCTGGTCGAGTACGTCGGCGAAGGCCGGATGGACGGCACCCTCGACTGGGCCGAGCTGCTCGCGAAGCACCAGGGCGCGCCGCTGCTGTTCGAGCCGGTCGAGTTCGCGCACCCGCTGTGGGTGCTCTACTCCTCGGGCACCACGGGCCTGCCGAAGGGGATCGTGCACGGCCACGGCGGCATCACCCTCGAACACCTCAAGGCCCTCGCGCTGCAGACGGACCTCGGGCCGGGCGACCGGTTCTTCTGGTTCAGCACCACCGGCTGGATGATGTGGAACTTCCTCATCTCCGGCCTGCTGGTCGGCACGACGATCGTGCTCTACGACGGCAGCCCGGGGTACCCGGACCTGAACGCGCTCTGGCACCTGGCCGAGCAGCACCGCGTCACCTACTTCGGCACGTCGGCGCCGTTCATCCAGAGCTGCCTCAAGGCGGGCGTCAAGCCGGCCGAGCGCTACGACCTGACGGCGCTGCGCGCGCTGGGGTCCACCGGCGCGCCGCTGAGCGTCGAAGGCTTCCGGTGGATCGTGGACGAGGTCGGGAAGAAGGTCCAGATCTGCTCGGTCTCCGGCGGCACCGACCTGTGCGCGGCGTTCGTCGCGGCCGCCCCCGACGTCCCGGTCTGGCTCGGCGAGCTGTCCTGCCCGGCGCTGGGCGCCGCGGTCAACGCGTTCGACGAGGCCGGCAACGCCGTCGTCGAGGAGGTCGGCGAGCTCGTCATCACGAAGCCGATGCCGTCGATGCCGGTGTTCTTCTGGAACGACCCGGACGGCTCGCGCCTGCGCGAGGCGTACTTCGAGATGTACCCGGGGCTGTGGCGCCACGGCGACTGGATCCGGATCACGAACCGCGGCTCGGCGGTCATCTACGGCCGCAGCGACTCGACGCTCAACCGCGGCGGCGTCCGGATGGGCACGGCGGAGTTCTACCGGGTCGTCGAAGGCTACGACGAGATCGCGGATTCCCTGGTCGTGGACACCTCGGCGGCCGGGAACGAAGACGGCCAGCTGATCTGCTTCGTGGTGCTCGCCGACGGCGCCGACCTCGAAACCGTCGAGCCCCGGCTGAAGAAGGAGCTCCGCAGCGCTCTGTCACCACGCCATGTACCCGATCGGTTCGTGGTGGTTTCCGAGATTCCTCGTACCTTGAACGGTAAGAAGTGTGAGGTACCGGTGAAGAAGATCCTCGCCGGTGTGGCTCCCGACCGGGCCGTCAGCCGTGACGCGCTGGCCAACCCGGCGGCGCTGACGCCGTTCGTGGAGCTCGCCGGGGGGTAG